The proteins below come from a single Portunus trituberculatus isolate SZX2019 chromosome 4, ASM1759143v1, whole genome shotgun sequence genomic window:
- the LOC123511402 gene encoding uncharacterized protein LOC123511402, which yields MGDTGNDMVLSIAALGRPFRLGMLYDSRTETLVPGITLWDEATLQNRTEQQQQTSEFHVRCSDSLEEKASALDVAASLKLSILGGLLEAEGAAKYLDNRKTSDHQERVTLQYKCTTRVETMTMDQLGQGKIEHPEVFDHGSATHVVTSIVYGAQAFFVFDRTLSASETENKIQGNVHAVFKKIPMFKMDGKGKLDMTEDEQKKIENFHCTFIGDFLLDENPSTFMDAVRLYQTLPKLLGANGKMAGPLKVKLYPLSKIDRKASRLVRDISISLVKAVEVFFEDLHGLSVKCKDILNSDKIKRFLAFQQQMRDFLNLVEKYRGIIQKEVGDVLPQIRGGGKEERCLLELFNKIRQSPMSVLALRSWLEAKDTQITVFNEYVQAMSDIKFVTEPELMASVMRFDNTYSLCLTISMPSNDSQLERMNQYCDGGHFSNTNGRLHHTDSVPMTGITGVLETTAQQTNSTPIMVVASGFRDFFNANKTRKGISFLITQEFTECNTFHARVRFYKHGRQISDDYKLPSAPEKVKVLIGDTKHDSVTVSWSPPEHGASTITSYVVSCCKDSVQHATLRVTDLNKNQATITGLAANREYEVRVCGECEAGDGPFGDDTVMVKTKPASPPQMLQAMKESPKRAFLTWQPPACVGEGCSVLQYIIKQETDPGHWEEIRCISSSNLSCKVETTKTHPSFKVAACCGSAGVTCDSEASTIDLTKENTSESLKQYVCANSTLIPGDIRIYKPKLKKIYSDPKNNLEKYEFGKCKFDVPEKVIMLVGATGSGKTTLINGMINFIFGVQWKDTFRFKMITEPNAHRQSKSQTTKITSYTLHYMNGFKIPYTLTIVDTPGFGDTSGIERDRQITETVRKFFQTPGTNGISHIDAICLVVNSSLARLTGPQKYIFDQILSVFARDIASNIFLLLTFADGNDPQALSAITEDKIPHQAHFKFNNSALYTFQNEERKGEDHDSDDEGFTEMFWKMGVKSFVKFLNQLKTVKSKSLTLTQEVLNERSSLQTYIEGIQVDIKNGLSTLDRLKRELSILEDHKADIARNKDFEYEVNEEVQVQIPTPVGHYVTNCLHCNRTCHADCAYADDRDKRKCVAMNWIGNCRICPHECYWDLHRNMKYRYETQQRKVKKTYSELHEKYEKATEGKLSAEKLVEEINGEFDALQIKVVWMADCVRKSIERLKEIALRPSPMSTVEYVDILIESEKSEARQGWQARVNQLYRVRDEAEQMQKIANDGFDPFGQYIENLPVRKVSAFSRMYNKGVNYIMKKYNAYLSGKS from the coding sequence ATGGGAGACACTGGGAACGATATGGTACTCTCCATAGCAGCCCTGGGCCGTCCTTTCCGCTTGGGGATGCTATATGACAGCAGGACTGAGACACTGGTCCCCGGCATAACGCTGTGGGATGAGGCCACGCTTCAGAACAgaacagagcagcagcagcagaccagTGAGTTTCACGTGAGGTGCTCAGACTCCCTGGAAGAGAAGGCCTCCGCTCTGGATGTAGCTGCTTCGCTCAAGCTCAGTATTCTTGGTGGGTTGTTGGAAGCAGAAGGAGCCGCCAAGTACCTGGACAACAGAAAGACTTCCGATCACCAGGAACGCGTCACCTTGCAGTACAAGTGCACCACAAGGGTAGAGACCATGACCATGGACCAGCTGGGCCAAGGCAAGATTGAGCACCCAGAGGTTTTCGATCATGGCTCAGCCACACACGTCGTCACCAGCATCGTCTACGGAGCACAAGCATTTTTCGTATTTGACAGAACACTCTCGGCTTCAGAAACTGAAAACAAGATACAGGGAAACGTTCATGCTGTATTCAAGAAAATTCCCATGTTTAAAATGGATGGGAAAGGAAAGTTAGACATGACAGaagatgaacagaaaaaaattgaaaattttcaCTGCACATTCATTGGTGACTTTCTGTTGGATGAAAACCCTTCCACTTTCATGGACGCAGTCAGGCTTTACCAAACACTTCCAAAGCTACTTGGGGCGAATGGAAAGATGGCAGGTCCTCTTAAAGTCAAACTCTACCCACTGTCTAAGATTGACAGGAAAGCCTCCAGATTGGTTCGTGATATTAGCATCAGCCTCGTCAAAGCAGTGGAAGTTTTCTTTGAGGATCTGCATGGCTTAAGTGTTAAATGCAAGGATATTCTGAATTCTGATAAAATAAAACGTTTCCTTGCCTTCCAGCAGCAAATGAGAGACTTCCTAAATCTAGTAGAGAAATACAGAGGCATAATACAGAAAGAAGTGGGTGATGTCTTGCCTCAGATCCGAGGCggcgggaaggaagagaggtgtcTCCTGGAACTCTTCAATAAGATACGTCAGTCACCAATGAGTGTTCTTGCTCTTCGCTCCTGGCTCGAAGCAAAGGACACTCAGATCACCGTCTTCAACGAGTATGTACAGGCTATGTCTGACATCAAGTTTGTCACAGAGCCAGAATTGATGGCTTCTGTTATGAGATTTGACAATACATATTCCTTATGCTTAACTATTTCCATGCCATCAAATGATTCTCAACTAGAAAGAATGAACCAATATTGTGATGGAGGTCATTTCTCAAACACAAATGGGAGACTTCACCACACAGACAGCGTGCCCATGACAGGCATAACAGGTGTTCTGGAGACCACAGCACAGCAAACAAACAGCACGCCCATAATGGTGGTAGCTAGTGGGTTTAGGGATTTTTTCAATGCCAATAAGACCAGAAAAGGAATCTCCTTTTTGATAACACAAGAATTTACAGAATGCAATACATTCCACGCTCGTGTTAGATTCTACAAACATGGCAGACAGATTAGTGACGATTATAAGCTGCCATCAGCACCAGAAAAGGTGAAGGTGTTAATCGGAGACACCAAGCATGACAGCGTCACAGTCAGCTGGAGCCCACCTGAGCACGGTGcttctaccatcacctcctaTGTGGTCAGCTGCTGCAAGGACTCCGTACAACATGCCACCTTAAGGGTCACAGATCTAAACAAGAACCAGGCCACCATTACAGGTCTGGCTGCCAACAGAGAGTACGAGGTGCGAGTGTGCGGCGAGTGTGAGGCAGGTGACGGTCCCTTTGGAGATGACACGGTAATGGTGAAGACCAAACCTGCCAGTCCACCACAGATGCTGCAGGCCATGAAGGAATCACCAAAGAGAGCGTTCCTCACATGGCAGCCCCCGGCATGTGTGGGCGAGGGGTGTAGTGTCCTGCAGTATATCATCAAGCAAGAAACTGACCCTGGTCACTGGGAAGAAATACGATGCATTTCCTCAAGTAATCTGTCATGCAAAGTGGAGACCACAAAAACTCATCCCAGCTTCAAGGTGGCGGCATGCTGTGGCTCAGCAGGCGTCACCTGTGACAGTGAAGCCTCCACCATTGATCTTACCAAGGAGAACACTAGTGAAAGCCTTAAACAATACGTCTGTGCCAACTCAACCTTAATTCCAGGTGACATTCGTATCTACAAGCCAAAGCTAAAAAAGATCTACAGCGATCCAAAGAATAACCTTGAAAAATacgagtttggaaagtgtaaaTTCGATGTTCCGGAGAAAGTGATCATGCTGGTAGGAGCGACAGGGTCTGGCAAGACAACGCTCATCAATGGCATGATCAACTTTATCTTCGGAGTTCAGTGGAAGGATACATTTCGCTTCAAGATGATCACAGAGCCCAATGCACATAGACAGTCCAAGAGTCAGACCACCAAGATCACTTCGTACACTCTTCATTACATGAACGGCTTCAAAATCCCTTACACCCTCACCATTGTTGACACTCCAGGCTTCGGCGACACGAGTGGCATTGAGAGGGACAGACAGATCACTGAGACTGTTAGGAAGTTTTTCCAGACTCCTGGTACGAATGGTATCAGTCATATTGACGCTATTTGTCTTGTGGTCAATTCCTCACTGGCCAGACTTACAGGACCGCAGAAGTATATCTTTGACCAAATTCTGTCAGTATTTGCCCGCGACATTGCCAGcaacatctttcttctcctcacctTTGCTGATGGCAATGATCCACAGGCCTTAAGTGCAATCACAGAGGATAAAATACCACATCAAGCCCATTTCAAGTTTAACAACTCTGCATTATATACATTCCAAAATGAGGAACGTAAAGGTGAAGACCATGACAGTGACGATGAAGGATTCACTGAAATGTTCTGGAAAATGGGAGTCAAAAGCTTTGTCAAGTTCCTAAACCAACTCAAGACTGTGAAGAGCAAAAGTCTCACTTTAACTCAAGAAGTTCTGAACGAGAGAAGCTCTCTTCAGACCTACATTGAAGGCATACAGGTAGATATCAAGAATGGACTCAGCACTCTGGATAGGCTCAAGAGAGAATTGTCGATCTTAGAAGACCACAAGGCAGATATCGCAAGGAACAAAGACTTTGAGtatgaagttaatgaagaagtgCAGGTGCAGATCCCTACTCCTGTAGGTCATTATGTAACAAACTGCCTCCACTGTAACCGGACGTGTCATGCAGACTGTGCTTACGCTGATGacagagataaaaggaagtgtGTGGCCATGAACTGGATTGGCAACTGCAGGATTTGTCCGCATGAATGTTACTGGGATCTGCACAGAAACATGAAATACAGGTATGAAACACAGcagagaaaggtaaagaagacaTACAGTGAACttcatgaaaaatatgaaaaagcaaCGGAGGGAAAATTGTCAGCTGAAAAACTGGTTGAGGAAATTAATGGAGAGTTTGACGCTTTACAGATAAAAGTTGTATGGATGGCAGACTGTGTCAGAAAGTCAATCGAGAGGCTTAAAGAAATTGCTCTCAGACCAAGTCCAATGTCCACGGTAGAATATGTGGACATCCTCATTGAGTCTGAAAAGAGTGAGGCCCGGCAGGGATGGCAGGCCAGAGTGAACCAGCTCTATAGAGTCAGGGATGAGGCGGAACAAATGCAAAAAATAGCAAACGATGGCTTTGATCCGTTTGGTCAGTATATTGAAAACCTTCCAGTGAGAAAAGTTAGTGCATTCAGTAGAATGTATAATAAAGGCGTCAACTACATCATGAAGAAATATAATGCTTATTTATCTGGAAAAAGTTAA